Within Hydrogenispora ethanolica, the genomic segment ACCGACAGGAGGATTCCGAAGAGCGGCGAATGCCATAATGCTTTCATCGTTTGGCACCCCGCTTGACCCATTGGACGACGTGGCCGGTGACCAGCATCACCAGAGCGGTGGTGACCAGACAGATGCCCAAAACCGCCAGCCATTGGCCGCGCAGCACGCCCAGGCAGGCGATGACGCCCACCCCCGCCGGGATGAAGAAAAAGGCCAGGTGATCCAGGAGAAAGTCGCTGAGCTCCGCGATCATCTCCAGTTTGATGATCCCGGCGCAGAGACAGCCGAAGAGAATGAGCATCCCCAGAACATTGCCGGGTATCGGCAGCCGGAGCCAGGCATGCAGCAGTTCGCCGAGGAAACAGAGGCCGGTGATGATCCCGGCCTGTCGCAGCAGTTTCATGAAAGTCCCTTCAATTCTTGTAGCCGATGGCGCCTGAGCGGCACCACGACCATTGTAACACGCTCCCGATCCCGCTTCAACCTGGCCCGGCCAATTTGACAGGATTTCACCGTTTCTTAACCCAATGTTTGCGGCCGGGAAACCCGGGGGAAGCCGGAGGAAGTCGATGCCCTCAAAGCCCTTTGAGTTTGTTCCGGGACACGGAAGGCGGGATTTTCGATGCTTTCCCAGTAAAACATACTGAATTCATCAGGGACTGGTTTCGAATCCATCGAAAAAAGACCGGTACCGGGCTTTTCGTTGATGGAACATTTTTCAATTCCGCCCCGTCTAATAAAAAAAGAGCGAAGTCCCATCCCACCCCAATCTACCCCATCTCAGGAGGAATGAACCATGCGCTCCCTGCTGCCGCTCCAAACCATCATCCTAACCCTGCTGACCCTGGCCTTCACCGCCCGGACAGCCTCCGCCGCGCTGCTGGAACCCTATGACAAAGGCGCGATCGATTGGGAACAGGGCCTGATCCGGGTGGTCGGCTACGGCAGCCCGCCGTCG encodes:
- a CDS encoding CidA/LrgA family protein, with amino-acid sequence MKLLRQAGIITGLCFLGELLHAWLRLPIPGNVLGMLILFGCLCAGIIKLEMIAELSDFLLDHLAFFFIPAGVGVIACLGVLRGQWLAVLGICLVTTALVMLVTGHVVQWVKRGAKR